CAGAATGGCGTCGCGGAAATTATCCGTATGCCAGACAGACCACATCGCCGCTTCCAGCGTGTCGATATCCGCCACGGGTTGGGTTGGCGCAAGCCACTCAGGAACTGGGGCATCGCCGGTAAGCCAGGGTTGATAATCAATCATAAAATCCTTCTTTATCATTATCTGCTATGCCTAATAATCTTTTTTCTTGAACGATATCATAGTCAGATTTCCTTCGTGTTTTGCAGGCCTCAGGCTAAGGCCGAGCAGCTGTGCTGTCAAAGCACAGTTGAAACCTCTAAAGGTATATTAAAAGTTAGTATGTCGCCGGAAATATCCACGGGAAGAGATCAACCACGATCATCATCATGGATTATACATTCACGATTTCACCAGCTACGTACCTACACCGTAACGACGAGGTAACATATGACACTGGCAACCCTGAATTTACGAATCGATGCCGAACTGAAGGCTGCTTTTCTGGAAGCGGCAAAAGCGATGGACCGCAATGGCTCTCAGCTTATCCGCGACCTTATGCGTGAAACTATTCAGCGCCAGCATGATGCATGGTTCCGGGAACAGGTACAGGCCGGGATTGCCCAGGCGAACCGTGGCGAAGTTCTCTCTGGTGAATCTGTCGAAGCATCAGCAGTTGCGTGGCGCGAACAAGCAACGAAGAAACTGGCTGGTAAGTAATGGAAATACTATGGACGCAGTTAGCCAACCGGGACAGCCGCCTGATTTGTCCGCCACACGCCCAGATTCACCGTAATGCGATCTGTCAGCCCACATCCGTCATGTGTGAAACAGATTGATCAACAGCAGGCAATCATCCTTTCCCTCTTCCCGGCAAAGCTTCGAAGAAAATGGCGTTTAGCGGGTTTCTGCTGTGCTTTTATTATCACCAGATAATCCACTCAACAGGAACGCCCATGAAACCGTTTCGCTTATTACTGGGCAGTACGCTGTTGCTTACAGCCCTCATATCTTTACCGACTCACGCCGCAGATGAAGCCTTACGCATCGGCTACCAGAAATCTTCCACACTGCTGACGCTAATCAAGCAGCGTGGCGATCTGGACAAGGCCCTGGCGGCCCAGGGTGTAGAGGTGAGCTGGCACGAATTCTCCAGCGGCTTGCCGCTACTGGAAGCGCTCAATCTGAATAACGTTGACCTCTCGGCTGACGTCGCTGACACCGTGCCGGTATTTGCCCAGGCGGCAGGCGCCAATCTGACTTACTACGCGCGTGAAACCCCGTCGCCTGATGCGCAGGCTATTCTGGTTCCAGCCGATTCGCCGATCAAAACGCTACAAGATTTGAAAGGGAAAAAAATCGCCGTCACCAAAGCGGCGGGTAGTCATTATCTGTTAATTGCCGCGCTGAAAAAGGCCGGACTGAACTTCAGCGATATCACGCCCGCGTGGCTGACGCCCGCAGACGGTCGCGCAGCGCTGGAAAATGGCAGTGTAGCGGCCTGGGTCACCTGGGAACCCTTTGTCACCAGTTCGACAGTAGCAAAGCACACGCGCGTGCTGGCAAGCGGCAATGGCCTGGCGAGCTACCAGCGTTATTATCTGGTATCAACACCTTTTGCCAAAGCGCATCCGCAGATACTCAACACGGTATATAACGCGTTAAACAGAGAAGCTGCGTGGCTAAAAGCCAACCCGGCCGATGCCGCCAAAATTTTGTCGCCGCTATGGGGTAAGCTGCCGGTAGCAACCGTTGAGCAGGCCAATTCGCACCGCAGCTATCAAATTGAGCCGGTGAAAAAAAGCGACCTGGCGGAACAGCAGAAGATTGCGGATGCATTTTTTGATGCGAAGCTGCTGCCAAAGCGTATTGATGCGCAGGATGTGGCAACCTGGGAGCCGGGGGGGCAGTAGAGGTTATCAGAGCCGGAACTCCGGTTCCGGCGTAACCGGTTATTTGTACTTTACGTTGAGGCTAATGGAAGCACCACAGGCGCTGGCGTAACGCTCAAGCGTCTTCATGCTGGCCCCGAGCGGATTTTTTTCCAGTCTTGTCAGCGCGCCAGGTGAAATTTCCAGACGACGCGCAAGCTCCACCTTGTTCAGGCTGGCATGCTCCCGCATTTCGTGCAGGGTAGCCAGCATCTCCAGTTCTCTGTCTGCTTCTGCATATGCCTGGCGGGCCTCTTCAGTGTTAAGCATACGGCTGCGTAGTTCTTTTATGCTTACCGGTTTCATTGGAAATCCTCCAGACGTTGCCGCGCCAGCCTTATCGCTTTTGCGGGGGTTGTTTGCGTTTTCTTCACAAAAGCGTGAAGAAGGTAGACATGTTGCCCTTGAGCATAGCAGTACAACGTACGCGCTATATCCGCGCCTCCTACTCTAAGTTCAAAAAGGCCCGCGCCGATCACCCTGCTATAGGGCATCTTAAGTTGTCCTTCCGTTTCAAGCCGCTCAATCAACCGGAACATTTGACCACGCAGGCGATCCGGTAATTCTTCCAGTTCCTTCGCGGCAAGTCCATGCGCCGTTACTGTGTACATGTTGTCTCCATTTCAATGAGTTTAATATATATCCAGATTAATATTTACGCAAAAAGAAAATTTCACTAAATAGTGAAATTCATCTTTAAGATAAAACTACCTGTTAATACAGAACAAACTGCTGACTGGCCGGCGCACAAAAACCAGCCTTGTGCTCATCGTCTAACGCTATTTCAGTGATCCGGCCTTCCAAACGCGCAACGAAACGTCAGCTTTCTGGTGCAGTAACTCTGCTTCCGGGATGTGAACCATAAATCGGTATACTCAAAAACCTGTCAATAGGGTTCAGATTAAAATAACTTATTCATATAGTACTTCAATTTAGGGTATTGAGAGCTATTCAGCATTGGTACTGTACCGTCCATCAGATGCCGCCCTGCGGTCGCGCAATGGCGACTAAATAGACTACGGCATTCAGGTGTTGCAACTCCGTTTCGGCTATCCGTGCCATAACTCATATCCTCAAAAACCTAACAATAGGGTTTGTATAAAAATAACTCGACCTCACCATACCACATAATGTAGTATTTACAACATATCGTGGTAAAAGATGAGGTAAGTTATGGCTGTGTTATTACATTCAGGAAGAACAACAGCTATGGCTATCAGCGACGAAGAGCGTGATTTCTTCATTGCACTCGGTGAGCGTTTTACCCGGTTGCGCAAGGCACACGGCATAACACAGGCCGAACTGGCGGAGAGACTGAACGTTTCGCAGCAGACGGTGCAGGCATGGGAAGCAGGACGCAGGCGTATCAAGGTGTCATCGCTGCCCGAGGTGGCGAAGATCTTTTCGATCTCACTGGAAGAGTTATTTGGCGGCGAAGTCCGCAGGCCGGTGAACAGACGCGGTCCGTCACCGAAGTGGCAGCAGTATATGGAAGGGATCGATGCACTGCCGAAGGCACGGCAGAAGATGATTGCGGAGATGCTGGGCGCGATGATCGCCGGGCCGCAGGAGTAGTTTTTTAGCGCGGTGGTAAAGGGCTGCAACCCTCTGCCACCGCTCACCACGGGCAACTAAGCAGGAGTTGATCATGGCTGATCACGATTGTAAGTCAGGGGAAGGGATTTCCAAAGCGGAACGCCGCTGTATTGTGGGATATCGCCCAAAGGGCGGCGACCGCAGCACGCCGCAGGTTAACATTGCGGGTAAGTGGCTGAGAGAGGCGGGGTTTGACGTCGGGACGGGCGTCAGCCTGAAGGTGATGGATCGCTGCCTGGTGCTGATCCCCGACGATCCGGAAGAGAAGCCTCTGAGGGAACTGGAGAAGCAGCTGAAGGCGCAGCGCAGCGAACTGGATCACGCCCTTCAGCGGATAGGGGCGGCGCTGGCCTGACGGGCGGCTAAAAATAAAAAGCCGGAAGGATCTTGGGATCGCTTCCGGCTTTAACTAAGTAAAAATATTAGCCAATTAATTTCACAATATCGTTTTTGATATCCAAAGCTAATTTAACTAGCTCACTACTATATTTACCTGTATCCGATAATATTTTATTGATATGGAACTTTAATTTCATAAGGATTTCACCAGATGTAGCACTGTAATCAATAGCATCTGTGATTTCCTGAGCCAAAGCTGCATTATTGATAGACTCGTTTTCTAATGCGGCGGCTAACTTCCTTGAGCGAGAATAAATATCGTTTTGCATAATTAGAACAGGCTAAATGTCTCAATGTGAACAGCATCTGGCGGAACCACTGCTTCGATCCCACCCCCTAAATTATCACCAATACCAGGCGCTGGCCTTGTCACAAAATCTGAACCAGGTTTTAAACGCGCAGTCATTAAGAAATTACTTCTGTCCACGTTTTCTTGAGGGATTCCGTACCGGTTTGCATAACCCGGTGAATGAGGATGTTCCAAAGCCCAAAACTGAGCGCCGACTGTTTCACTGCGACCGGTAGTGCCTACACGATATAATGTAGCGCCATTTTCAATTTGCGCTCTTGCTGCTAATGCTTCTGGTGCAGTCGACTGACTTGCAGGCCCATATGGAGTTTCTACATCAGGTGAACATCTACTCAGTCCCAGCGGATCGATCCAGTTCAGTGGATTAGGTGCATATGCATAGAGGTTTGTTCCACCCATTAACCCTATCGGATCAGGCTGGTTAAACCTTCCGTCTTCAGGATCGTACTATCAATTACGATTATAATCCCCCCTTTTTTTGGCATCGTAATTCATAGTTAACTAGTTCCTGATATTAGGATTTGAGATTGGAACAGGCATAGGCCTGAAGATACTGAACGGCTAACACGGGTGGGCCCATCTATACCAGCACATTCGGTACATAATTGAGTTCACACGCCAAATTGATACTGGTTCATAATTTTTGGCAGTAATTCAACTAACTCAACTTGTGACTAATTTTTCGTAATATTATTTGCCACTTGAAGTAAGTATAAATTCTACAATATCCCAGTTAATCCTTTTTTCAGTAGCTTTCATATATTTTCCCTACGTTACCGGTAGTTATATCAAATGAAAATCTAAAATCTCTTCCGTTTTTATTATAGAAAAAAAATAACAAATCATCGATATAATAAACATCAGAGAAAATGTCATAATCAATTGCGTTTTTTAGTAGCGCAGTGACATCCCACTTAACAGATTTATCAGGATTTATAATTAGCGCTCTATTTCTTTCCCTATCAAATGGTGCTTCAACCATAGCTATGGTTCCTCCATCTTTCGTAAGGACAGAAATTATTTTATCAGAATTTTTCTTTTCATATTTTTTTGAATTATATTCCCATAATAATCCATCAGGCAACAACTCAAACACGCTTAACCCAAGAGGATTTTTAACCCTATCGTAACCATCTTTATTATATAATTTTTTGTAGTTTGTTATACTTTTCATTATGAGCCACACCTCCGGGCACGAATTTTTCTAGGTTTACCCACAGGTATCAACTTAGCTCTATCAGAGTAATTTAATATCTGAATTTGGCTACCCCCGCCCAAGTAAAATTTTCCACCTGAAGTTTGAGGGCCCACAGGACCAATTTGAACTCTCACACCTTCAGGAATATGGAATTCTTGAACATGTGAAATCTTAGGTTTGAACTCTGGTATTACAGCCAGCTTCTCCCTTACATAATCGACATTTGGGATGTGATCCAAGGTTGCCCATCCTCCCGGGTTAGTTTGTCCTGGAGACATAGCCATTTGTACAGTTATTCCTCCTTTAGGCACAACATAAGATTCCAATATAGCCCCAGGTCCCCATGGATCTAAACCTGATGGGGGTGGTAATGCTAACGTACTTAGCCCCAGCGGATCCACCCAGCCCAGCCCATTAGGCGCATACCGGTACAAATTCAACCCGCCAGCCAGCCCTATCGGATCATCGGGATGAACCTGGTGCCATCGTATTTTTTAGTCGACTTAACTTACTGACAAAACTGGCTTTTAAGAGGCGGCTCTTGCGGATTGTAACATGCAGTTAACACGAAGATTCCGACGCGCACTTTTGCCCCGCGCACGCTACCGCTCCGCCGTGGCCTTACCTACCTGCGTCACCATTAAACACGATTGTAAGTCAGGGGAAGGGATTTCCAAAACGGTACGCCGCTGTATTGTGGGATGCGGCGACCGCAGCACGCCGCAGCTGAACATTGCGGGTAAGTGGCTGAGAGAGGCGGGGTTTGATGTCGGGACGGGCGTCAGTCTGAAGGTAATGGATCGCTGTCTGGTGCTGATCCCCGACGATCCGGAAGAGAAGCCGCTGAGGGAACTGGAGCAGCAGCTGAAGGCACAGCGCAGTGAGCTGGATCACGCCCTTCAGCGGATGAGGGCGGCCCTGGCCTGACGGACGGCTAAAAATAAAAAGCCGGAAGGATCACAGGGATCGCTTCCGGCTTATTTTAATTATATATACCTTTATCTTCGACTTTCTCTATAAATAGATCTTGTAGACTTCCCTGTATTTCATCATCTTTATAGGTCACGACAAAATCACCATCAATATTATCAGGATAATGAGAACCGTCCAGAGTACCTAATATTATAGAAGCGCTATCAGCGATTGCGACATCTATAAATTTTAATACGTTATCTCTTTCTGCCGGACTTAAATTAGCCAGAGCATTTCTTGCTTTAGCATAAACATCAGTATCATTATTTACTGGCTTGCTTAGAGACTGCTTGTAACGTACTGAGTTATCGTCAAATAATTCTTTGAAGATAGCATTAACCACTTGTTCATCAAGATTCATACATGCCTCTTTATCTTATTTCAGGGTACATCACCTTGTTCATATCAATAAGTTCCTGAAGCTTACTATTTGGTATCTCAGGATATACCCTTCTTAACTCCCATATATCTCTTGCTACAACATCTCTGGCATTTGCAAATGGTAATCCAGTCTTAGCATTTATTTGACTTCTGGATACAATGCCCACCCCTTCTTTAGAAACGGTGTGACCGACGCGAGGAACTAACATGGCTGGTGCAGTCGCAGGATCATATCCTTCGACCAGATCTTTCATAATATTCTTCTGACCAACATGGTGTGAGTCCAGCCCAAGGTTTTTGCCTTTAACAGCACTTTTATTGCTTTGATGAGAACTTACATCCCATTTTTCAGGCTGACATTTCAATCCTAGCGGGTCGATCCAGTTTAATGGGTTTGGAGCGTAGGCATATAAGTTTATACCACCCGCCAGACCGATCGGATCAGGCTGTGTAAACCGCCCAGCCACCGGGTCATAGTAACGGAAAAGATTGTAGTGTAGCCCGGTTTCCCTGTCCAGATACTGCCCCTGGAATCGCAGGTTCTGCGGCACCGCCAGCTGCCCCGCATGGGTTTCACGTTCGGTTTCACCCCAGCTGCTGAAACGGCCCTGCCATACCACTTCACCGCCTTCATCGGTCAGCCGCTCCGGCAGGCCGTTCAGATCGGTGTGATACCACAGCGTCTGCTGGCTGTCGCCAGCGATATCCACCCGCGCCAGCGGCTCCCAGCCACCTTCGTTATACAGATACTGCACACTGTGGTCCGGCGAGCGACTGCTCTGCTCGCCCGCCATCTGCAACCCCTGCCAGTGGAAAGTAATGATTTCCGCATCCGTTTCCGCCTGCCCGTGGCGGTGCAGAATTTTATGCGTACGGCGGCCCAGCGCATCATAGCGATACTGCACCCGCTGGTATTCCCGGTGTCCGCTCAGCCGCACCTCTGTCACCTGATGCTCAGCGTTATAACTGAAGTGCTGCTCCACTGCACCCTGTTCCGCCTTACGCCACAGCAGGCGGCCAAAGCCATCATACTCCCAGCGCGCCCCTTTCAGCCTGCGCAGCAGGTTATGCCAGACCACCTGACCCGCCGTGTCGGTGCGGTTGCCCGCCGGATCATAATGAAAACGCTCTTCCCGCTCAGCGCCGATGCGATGGGTAACCTGGCCTGCCGCGTCGTAGCCAAAGCGCTGCTGGCTGAAGGCAGGTCGTGAGTCGTTTTTCTCAACCGACATCAGCATCTGCTGCGCCACCTGATCCAGACGATCCCACTGGTAGCGGCGTTCCAGCACCGCACTGCGCCGCTTGATAATACGGCCAGCCGGGTCATAAGCGGTTTCCAGCGTCAGCGGCCCCTGACTGCGGCTGATCTCACGATGCAGGCGGTCACGCGCATAAGCGGCGATATCAGCCTGCTGCCCGTCACGCTGCCAGTTACGCTGCAACAGATGCCCGCTGCCGTAGCGCAGGAAACTTTGCGTGGTGCCGTCCGGTCCCTGGCTCTGCTGCAGATTGCCCAGCGCATCGTACTGATACTGCCAGCGGCCGCCGTGATTCTGCTCATTTTGCAGGTTACCCAGCGCATCCAGCGTAAAGCTCAGCTGATCATCCCACTCCGGCTCCGCGGCCTTCTGCCGTGCAGCATGGTGTTCAGCCAGCGTGGTGCGCTGCAGTGTGACGCTGCGCGCGGCATACTGATAGCGGGTGTAAGTTTCGCCGTTACTTTTCGCCGTCAGCCTGCCCAGCAGATCATATTCCAGCTGCGAGACCAGCGGCGCCTGCTGTTCACCATTCTGCGCCAGCGGCTGCTGCGAAACTGACGTCACCTGCCCGCGATCGTCATAGCCATAACTTTTCCGCCGTCCGGCGTAATCGGTCTGCGCCAGCAGGCGTTCGCCGCTGTCCCAGTCAAACTGCCAGCTGTCGTTGTTCGGGTTAATCAGCCGGGTCAGGCGACCAAAACGGTCATAATCAAAACGGGTGTGATGACCCGCCGGATCGGTCTGGCAAATCACCTGTCCGCGTACGTTGCGCTGTAGTTTTCGTTCAGAGAAACCGTCAATATTCTCACCGGCCAGCTGCCCGTGAGCATCGTACTCGTAGCGGGTTTCGCGGTTATCGGCGCGGATAATGGCTTCGATACGACCGGCACGGCTCCAGCGACAGGATGTGGTATTCCCTTCGGCATCGGTGGCGCTCAGCAGCCTGCCCGTCGCGTCATAGTGCTGATGACTGCGGTAACCCGAACAGTCTTCATCGCTGACCATCTGCCCGCGCTCGTTCCACCAGAAACGGCGGACATTACCCAGCGCATCGGTTTCGGCAACCAGGTCACCCTGCGGGTTCCACTCCAGCTGCGTGACGCCACCCTGTGGATCGGTTACCGCCACCACATCACCCAGCGCGTTGTGCTGATAACGCCAGCTGGCGCCGTCAGCCAGCACTTCCTGCTGCGGCTGTGACCACACCGGATGCCAGACCGTCAGCCGGGTTTCGCCCAGAGGATTGCGCACCACGGTCAGATTGCCGCGCTGATCATAGCCATACTCCCAGCGCTCGCCGTCAGGGCCGCTGGTCGCCTGCAACTGCTCCCCCTGATCCGCCCATTCATAATGCCATTCAGCACCATACATATCGGTCCAGCCGGTAATACGATACTGCGCGTCCCACTGATGGAAAGTGCTGCCGCCGGAAAGGCAGGTCACCGTTGCATTACGGGCCTGCTCATCGCTGTCAATGATCCAGCTTTCCAGTATCTGCTGCTGATCGTCACGTACCTGATAGCTGATAACACGCCAGAAGGTACTGTCTGCTGCTGGCTGCCAGTCGTAGCTTACTGTCAGACCGGTGGCATAACTGTGGCTGGCCAGCATATCGCTGGCGCGATCCCAGCTGAAGCGTCGTGTGGTGACTTCATCAGCATCAGTGACGCTGATCAGCTGCCCCTGATCGTTGTAGCCGTAGCGCACCAGCGGATAACGCTCGCCTGCTGCGCGCTGGTGGACTGTCGCCAGACGGCCATGCACGGATTCATAGCTCAGCTCTACCGCCATCGCTTCATTATCACCGGCGATAGCGATTAACTGGCCTGCTTCATTCCAGCTCAGATGCTGGCAGTTATCGTGGCGGTCGTAAATGCGGGCAATGCGCCATTCGCCTTCGCGTGTCGGATCGGGTTCATACAGCTGGTGCTCACCTTCGCTGGTCTGCAGCACCACCACGCCCTCAAGCGTGCAGTAAAGCGTGATGCCATCTTCAGCAAACTGAATCACATCCCCCGGACGAACCTCACCCATCTCCAGCTCGCGACCGACTAAATCACGCCAGCGGAAATGCAGTTCGCCATTCGCTGCACGATAGCGGATCAGGCGGCTTTCAAACGGCAGCATCCATCCCTGGCCCAGCATGCCGGTCGCCAGATTGCGACTGTGGTAAACACGCTGCCAGTAAAGAGGGATACGATCTTCCAGCGCGAAGTCGAGATCTTCAGCGCCCGCGAGGATCTTGGCGCCGGTGGCGATATTGACCGGGTGAGGAGTCTGCACCGCATTAGAAGCCACGCCGGCGACACCAGCGGCAGCGGCAACGGCTCCCTGGCTCACGGCCATACTGGCGCCAGCCGCCACAATAG
This is a stretch of genomic DNA from Winslowiella toletana. It encodes these proteins:
- a CDS encoding CopG family ribbon-helix-helix protein, translated to MTLATLNLRIDAELKAAFLEAAKAMDRNGSQLIRDLMRETIQRQHDAWFREQVQAGIAQANRGEVLSGESVEASAVAWREQATKKLAGK
- a CDS encoding aliphatic sulfonate ABC transporter substrate-binding protein: MKPFRLLLGSTLLLTALISLPTHAADEALRIGYQKSSTLLTLIKQRGDLDKALAAQGVEVSWHEFSSGLPLLEALNLNNVDLSADVADTVPVFAQAAGANLTYYARETPSPDAQAILVPADSPIKTLQDLKGKKIAVTKAAGSHYLLIAALKKAGLNFSDITPAWLTPADGRAALENGSVAAWVTWEPFVTSSTVAKHTRVLASGNGLASYQRYYLVSTPFAKAHPQILNTVYNALNREAAWLKANPADAAKILSPLWGKLPVATVEQANSHRSYQIEPVKKSDLAEQQKIADAFFDAKLLPKRIDAQDVATWEPGGQ
- a CDS encoding helix-turn-helix domain-containing protein, whose product is MKPVSIKELRSRMLNTEEARQAYAEADRELEMLATLHEMREHASLNKVELARRLEISPGALTRLEKNPLGASMKTLERYASACGASISLNVKYK
- a CDS encoding type II toxin-antitoxin system RelE/ParE family toxin, with product MYTVTAHGLAAKELEELPDRLRGQMFRLIERLETEGQLKMPYSRVIGAGLFELRVGGADIARTLYCYAQGQHVYLLHAFVKKTQTTPAKAIRLARQRLEDFQ
- a CDS encoding helix-turn-helix domain-containing protein, with the translated sequence MAISDEERDFFIALGERFTRLRKAHGITQAELAERLNVSQQTVQAWEAGRRRIKVSSLPEVAKIFSISLEELFGGEVRRPVNRRGPSPKWQQYMEGIDALPKARQKMIAEMLGAMIAGPQE
- a CDS encoding SymE family type I addiction module toxin, translated to MADHDCKSGEGISKAERRCIVGYRPKGGDRSTPQVNIAGKWLREAGFDVGTGVSLKVMDRCLVLIPDDPEEKPLRELEKQLKAQRSELDHALQRIGAALA
- a CDS encoding SymE family type I addiction module toxin, with product MKHDCKSGEGISKTVRRCIVGCGDRSTPQLNIAGKWLREAGFDVGTGVSLKVMDRCLVLIPDDPEEKPLRELEQQLKAQRSELDHALQRMRAALA
- a CDS encoding RHS repeat-associated core domain-containing protein → MADKVAARIDDPLVHSSLLSDFVSGMVEGAIYAGILLACSAMTLSGVGLVLGIGLTIAAIADGFPERLGNAAGGAVDSLIGALGLTGPPDAVITSGSGNVHIMGKPAARAAGTVDHAFLNAPAGAEEEGPSAWEIAAGMAAGIASTVAHPGAFFSALGEKISNVTASDVGDFFSNLWKDISQPTVASASPHSTPASMDTVACTKHSGPIFIAKGSKKVLINGQPAARSGDLSTCEAKIDVAEDPRVRIGGESIVVQDIRSGKNFFAWFIGGMLGGGELKQVLQLMGKAFDRVMARKLLRSIPCPIVAAGASMAVSQGAVAAAAGVAGVASNAVQTPHPVNIATGAKILAGAEDLDFALEDRIPLYWQRVYHSRNLATGMLGQGWMLPFESRLIRYRAANGELHFRWRDLVGRELEMGEVRPGDVIQFAEDGITLYCTLEGVVVLQTSEGEHQLYEPDPTREGEWRIARIYDRHDNCQHLSWNEAGQLIAIAGDNEAMAVELSYESVHGRLATVHQRAAGERYPLVRYGYNDQGQLISVTDADEVTTRRFSWDRASDMLASHSYATGLTVSYDWQPAADSTFWRVISYQVRDDQQQILESWIIDSDEQARNATVTCLSGGSTFHQWDAQYRITGWTDMYGAEWHYEWADQGEQLQATSGPDGERWEYGYDQRGNLTVVRNPLGETRLTVWHPVWSQPQQEVLADGASWRYQHNALGDVVAVTDPQGGVTQLEWNPQGDLVAETDALGNVRRFWWNERGQMVSDEDCSGYRSHQHYDATGRLLSATDAEGNTTSCRWSRAGRIEAIIRADNRETRYEYDAHGQLAGENIDGFSERKLQRNVRGQVICQTDPAGHHTRFDYDRFGRLTRLINPNNDSWQFDWDSGERLLAQTDYAGRRKSYGYDDRGQVTSVSQQPLAQNGEQQAPLVSQLEYDLLGRLTAKSNGETYTRYQYAARSVTLQRTTLAEHHAARQKAAEPEWDDQLSFTLDALGNLQNEQNHGGRWQYQYDALGNLQQSQGPDGTTQSFLRYGSGHLLQRNWQRDGQQADIAAYARDRLHREISRSQGPLTLETAYDPAGRIIKRRSAVLERRYQWDRLDQVAQQMLMSVEKNDSRPAFSQQRFGYDAAGQVTHRIGAEREERFHYDPAGNRTDTAGQVVWHNLLRRLKGARWEYDGFGRLLWRKAEQGAVEQHFSYNAEHQVTEVRLSGHREYQRVQYRYDALGRRTHKILHRHGQAETDAEIITFHWQGLQMAGEQSSRSPDHSVQYLYNEGGWEPLARVDIAGDSQQTLWYHTDLNGLPERLTDEGGEVVWQGRFSSWGETERETHAGQLAVPQNLRFQGQYLDRETGLHYNLFRYYDPVAGRFTQPDPIGLAGGINLYAYAPNPLNWIDPLGLKCQPEKWDVSSHQSNKSAVKGKNLGLDSHHVGQKNIMKDLVEGYDPATAPAMLVPRVGHTVSKEGVGIVSRSQINAKTGLPFANARDVVARDIWELRRVYPEIPNSKLQELIDMNKVMYPEIR